The following proteins are co-located in the Gordonia polyisoprenivorans genome:
- a CDS encoding acyl-CoA dehydrogenase family protein has product MFEWSEEDLMVRDALRAFIDKEIRPHIDELETGQLPPYDITRKLLSTFGVDAMAKDALEKELEAEAAGEKPSGGGGAGMAGSMFMIVNIELAGVCLGLVGSMGVSMGLTASAIRGKGTLAQKKRWLPELVTMEKVGAWAITEPDSGSDALGGMKTTVRRDGDEYLLNGQKTFITNGPYADTIVVFAKLDDGSDTPMRDRKVLSFVLDKGMPGLTQGKAFKKMGMMSSPTGELFFDNVRLGRDRLLGETEDTGSDARGSEGAKSGFTAERIGIAALSMGIINECLRLSVDYAKNRKLWGQEIGRFQLIQLKLAEMEVARINVQNMLFSAIERAKAGKPLSLAEASAMKLYSSKAATEVAMEAVQLFGGNGYMAEYRVEQLARDAKSLMIYAGSNEIQVTHVAKGLLA; this is encoded by the coding sequence ATGTTCGAGTGGTCCGAAGAAGATCTGATGGTGCGCGACGCCTTGCGGGCATTCATCGACAAGGAGATCCGCCCGCACATCGACGAACTCGAGACCGGTCAGCTCCCGCCCTACGACATCACCCGAAAGCTGTTGTCCACCTTCGGTGTCGACGCGATGGCCAAGGATGCGCTCGAAAAGGAACTCGAGGCCGAGGCGGCCGGTGAGAAGCCCTCGGGCGGCGGGGGAGCCGGCATGGCCGGCTCGATGTTCATGATCGTCAACATCGAACTGGCCGGGGTCTGCCTTGGTCTCGTCGGCTCGATGGGTGTCAGCATGGGTCTGACGGCGTCGGCGATCCGGGGCAAGGGCACCCTCGCGCAGAAGAAGCGGTGGCTGCCCGAACTGGTCACCATGGAGAAGGTCGGGGCCTGGGCGATCACCGAACCCGACTCCGGCTCCGATGCCCTCGGCGGCATGAAGACCACCGTGCGCCGCGACGGTGACGAGTATCTGCTCAACGGGCAGAAGACCTTCATCACCAACGGCCCGTACGCCGATACCATCGTCGTCTTCGCCAAGCTCGACGACGGCTCGGACACCCCGATGCGCGATCGCAAGGTGCTCTCGTTCGTCCTGGACAAGGGGATGCCAGGGCTCACCCAGGGCAAGGCATTCAAGAAGATGGGCATGATGAGTTCGCCCACCGGCGAGCTGTTCTTCGACAACGTCCGCCTCGGCCGGGACCGCCTGCTCGGCGAGACAGAGGACACCGGGTCCGACGCGCGCGGCTCCGAGGGGGCGAAGTCCGGTTTCACCGCCGAGCGCATCGGAATCGCGGCGCTGTCGATGGGCATCATCAACGAATGTCTGCGTCTGAGTGTCGATTACGCGAAGAACCGCAAGCTGTGGGGCCAGGAGATCGGGCGCTTCCAGTTGATCCAGCTCAAACTCGCCGAGATGGAGGTGGCGCGGATCAACGTGCAGAACATGCTCTTCAGTGCGATCGAGCGGGCCAAGGCCGGTAAGCCGCTGAGCCTGGCCGAGGCGTCGGCGATGAAGCTTTACTCGTCGAAGGCGGCCACCGAAGTCGCGATGGAGGCCGTCCAGCTCTTCGGCGGAAACGGCTACATGGCCGAGTACCGCGTCGAACAACTTGCGCGCGATGCCAAGTCGCTGATGATCTATGCCGGCAGCAACGAGATCCAGGTGACCCACGTCGCCAAGGGGCTCCTGGCCTGA
- a CDS encoding (2Fe-2S)-binding protein: MTTLDDLGPFFAVRTHARGQRCDAPWLTMAALIEDPHMLEARVERVRAALGAGAAAPVEQRVAASVTHLGLVARLIAPMIAVAALDEPPISVAAEDLWWQDELGGPYPLSVTAAATDVRPNPADGVVGALTDAVGDGFGVSGRTLWGNVASATNSAARLIATARPEQGALAVAAADRVLAEPHVEDGRLRAGPRFRRRSCCLIYRVSGDRGAVCGDCVLI; this comes from the coding sequence GTGACCACTCTCGATGACCTCGGCCCCTTCTTCGCCGTCCGCACGCATGCCCGCGGGCAACGGTGTGATGCCCCGTGGCTCACAATGGCCGCTCTCATTGAGGATCCGCACATGCTGGAGGCGCGGGTGGAACGTGTGCGCGCCGCACTCGGGGCCGGCGCCGCGGCACCCGTCGAGCAGAGGGTGGCCGCATCGGTGACCCACCTCGGGCTGGTCGCCCGTCTCATCGCTCCGATGATCGCCGTGGCTGCGCTCGACGAACCGCCGATCTCGGTTGCGGCGGAGGACCTCTGGTGGCAGGACGAACTGGGCGGGCCGTATCCGCTGTCGGTCACCGCCGCCGCGACCGACGTGCGGCCCAACCCGGCCGACGGAGTCGTCGGTGCACTCACCGACGCCGTCGGCGACGGCTTCGGCGTGAGTGGGCGAACGCTCTGGGGCAACGTCGCCTCGGCGACCAACAGCGCCGCCAGACTCATCGCGACGGCGCGCCCCGAACAGGGCGCTCTCGCCGTCGCCGCGGCCGACCGTGTTCTCGCCGAGCCCCATGTCGAGGACGGGCGGTTACGCGCGGGACCGAGATTCCGCCGGCGCAGTTGCTGTTTGATCTATCGGGTCAGCGGCGATCGGGGCGCCGTCTGCGGTGACTGCGTACTCATCTGA
- a CDS encoding MgtC/SapB family protein yields the protein MTIETPEILLRIGVALLCGALIGLERQWRSRTAGLRTNALVSLGAALFVVMGAFSFHGPDADPTRVAAQIVSGIGFLGAGVIMKQGVSISGLNTAATLWASAAVGALSGGGLVEIAAIGTATVMIANTLLRPLGRLIDRYPGDTGRESPSADYLFEVTCPQNHEAAVRAMVFDAVHRPELTVRSIAAKDEPAGVVTITAQVHSAERNDRDIEDALAAVVRAEPVISVRWSASESPGTD from the coding sequence ATGACCATCGAGACCCCCGAAATCCTTCTCCGGATCGGCGTCGCCCTACTGTGCGGTGCCCTCATCGGCCTGGAGCGTCAATGGCGTTCCCGCACGGCCGGTTTGCGGACCAATGCCCTGGTGAGTCTCGGTGCCGCACTCTTCGTCGTGATGGGTGCCTTCAGTTTCCACGGACCCGACGCCGATCCGACCCGCGTTGCGGCGCAGATCGTGTCGGGTATCGGCTTCCTGGGTGCGGGTGTCATCATGAAGCAGGGCGTATCGATCTCCGGACTCAACACGGCGGCCACTTTGTGGGCGTCGGCAGCGGTCGGCGCGCTCAGCGGTGGCGGTCTCGTCGAGATCGCGGCCATCGGCACCGCAACGGTGATGATCGCCAATACACTGTTGCGGCCCCTCGGTCGGCTCATCGACCGGTACCCGGGTGACACCGGCCGCGAATCACCTTCGGCCGATTATCTATTCGAGGTCACCTGTCCGCAGAACCACGAGGCTGCAGTGCGGGCCATGGTGTTCGACGCCGTGCATCGCCCGGAGCTCACGGTGCGCTCGATCGCGGCGAAGGACGAGCCCGCCGGCGTGGTGACCATCACCGCACAGGTCCACAGCGCCGAGCGCAACGACCGGGACATCGAGGATGCGCTCGCCGCGGTGGTGCGTGCCGAGCCCGTCATCTCGGTGCGGTGGTCGGCGTCGGAGAGTCCCGGCACCGACTGA
- a CDS encoding CbtA family protein, with amino-acid sequence MTELRVIGRGALAGLIAGILGFVFARVFAEPVINKAIDYESGRDDILNALNQAAGRATEPDGPEIFSRTIQSTVGIATGIIGFSVAMGALVAVAYLILMGRTALRAQYLSWLIAGFGFLGIYLLPFVKYPANPPAIGHTFTIDTRGQLYLAMVAISLVLLGLAVYVVHRLHRRIGTQRAILVAGVGFLILFGIVLGVLPSLGDLSANVDHSSEFGFARAATETPQPITNILDHPLTIDGRVYAPGQIVYPGFDADVLWKFRWYSILNQALVWLVIGMVFGALMNRMHPSTPQTVGEQATLVRQ; translated from the coding sequence ATGACCGAACTCCGCGTCATCGGGCGCGGAGCCCTTGCCGGACTGATCGCCGGCATCCTGGGCTTCGTCTTTGCTCGTGTCTTCGCCGAACCCGTCATCAACAAGGCCATCGACTACGAATCAGGCCGCGACGACATCCTCAACGCACTCAACCAGGCAGCCGGTCGGGCGACCGAACCCGATGGTCCGGAGATCTTCAGCCGGACGATCCAGTCGACCGTGGGCATCGCCACCGGCATCATCGGCTTCTCCGTCGCGATGGGCGCTCTGGTGGCCGTTGCCTACCTGATCCTCATGGGCCGTACCGCACTGCGCGCGCAGTATCTGTCCTGGCTCATCGCAGGCTTCGGCTTCCTCGGTATCTACCTGCTGCCGTTCGTGAAGTACCCGGCCAATCCGCCGGCGATCGGGCACACCTTCACGATCGACACCCGCGGTCAGCTCTACCTCGCAATGGTCGCGATCTCACTCGTCCTACTCGGCCTCGCGGTGTACGTCGTGCACCGTCTGCACCGCCGGATCGGAACGCAACGTGCGATTCTCGTGGCCGGAGTCGGCTTCCTCATACTGTTCGGCATCGTTCTGGGCGTCCTGCCATCGCTCGGTGATCTGTCAGCAAACGTCGACCACTCCAGTGAGTTCGGCTTTGCACGCGCCGCCACCGAGACACCGCAACCCATCACCAACATCCTCGATCACCCACTCACGATCGACGGAAGGGTCTATGCGCCAGGGCAGATCGTCTATCCGGGCTTCGACGCCGACGTGCTCTGGAAGTTCCGGTGGTATTCGATCCTGAACCAGGCTCTCGTGTGGCTGGTCATCGGAATGGTCTTCGGTGCCCTGATGAACCGGATGCATCCCTCGACCCCGCAGACCGTCGGCGAGCAGGCTACGCTCGTCCGGCAGTGA
- a CDS encoding CbtB-domain containing protein, with product MSTHVATPHPGVAVSPEALSRTRVALILGITVLLALLAYYFIGVDEGMSSVFGHTMVVHEWVHDARHFLGFPCH from the coding sequence ATGAGTACTCACGTCGCCACACCGCATCCCGGTGTCGCCGTCTCCCCCGAAGCCCTGTCGCGCACACGCGTTGCACTGATCTTGGGGATCACCGTCCTGTTGGCCCTCCTCGCGTATTACTTCATCGGTGTCGACGAAGGCATGAGCTCGGTGTTCGGACACACCATGGTCGTGCACGAGTGGGTTCACGACGCCCGCCACTTCCTCGGCTTCCCCTGCCACTGA
- a CDS encoding Nramp family divalent metal transporter codes for MSQVDTRESGSEAESTRGRIRGRRMRSLRHVALFGPAFVAAIAYVDPGNVAANITAGARYGFLLVWVLVVANLIAMLIQYQSAKLGIVTGRSLPGLLGERLSRRKRQAFWVQAEVVAIATDLAEVLGGAIALQLLFDLPLVLGGVIVGIISTLMLLLQNPRRQRVFESVIVGMLAIIVVGFLAGLVVNPPTAGDVLGGMIPRLEGPETVLLAASMLGATVMPHAIYVHSALVIDRHGVTESLPRRRKLVRVTRWDVVIALTIAGAVNIALLLLAAQNLLGKEGTDTIEGAYHAVADSMGPGMATIFAIGLLASGLAATSVGSSAGAAIMAGLLHKRVPLLVRRLVTLIPALVVLAIGVDPTWALVLSQVVLSFGIPFAIIPLGRLTADRSIMGEFADGWPLRILATVASAMIVLLNIALIVLVFTGA; via the coding sequence GTGAGCCAAGTGGACACCCGCGAGAGCGGATCGGAAGCCGAGTCGACGCGCGGCCGCATCCGCGGTCGTCGCATGCGCTCGCTGCGTCACGTGGCGCTGTTCGGTCCGGCCTTCGTCGCGGCCATCGCCTACGTCGATCCCGGCAACGTGGCCGCCAACATCACCGCGGGCGCGCGCTACGGCTTCCTGCTGGTGTGGGTGCTCGTCGTCGCCAATCTCATCGCGATGCTCATCCAGTACCAGTCGGCCAAACTCGGCATCGTCACCGGCCGCAGTCTGCCCGGTCTCCTCGGGGAGCGGCTGAGTCGCCGCAAACGCCAAGCATTCTGGGTGCAGGCCGAGGTGGTGGCGATTGCCACCGACCTCGCCGAGGTCCTCGGCGGTGCGATCGCCCTCCAACTGCTGTTCGACCTGCCCCTCGTGCTGGGCGGGGTGATCGTGGGTATCATCTCGACGCTGATGTTGTTGCTGCAGAACCCTCGCCGCCAACGCGTCTTCGAGTCGGTGATCGTGGGCATGCTGGCGATCATCGTGGTCGGCTTCCTCGCCGGGCTCGTGGTGAACCCGCCGACCGCCGGCGACGTGCTCGGCGGGATGATCCCCCGTCTCGAGGGGCCCGAGACGGTGTTGCTCGCGGCATCGATGCTGGGTGCCACGGTCATGCCGCACGCCATCTACGTCCACTCGGCGCTGGTCATCGATCGCCACGGGGTCACCGAAAGCCTGCCCCGGCGACGCAAACTCGTGCGCGTCACCCGGTGGGATGTGGTGATCGCCCTGACCATCGCCGGCGCCGTCAACATCGCCTTGCTGCTCCTGGCCGCGCAGAATCTGCTGGGTAAGGAGGGCACCGACACCATCGAGGGCGCCTACCATGCCGTGGCCGACTCGATGGGGCCGGGAATGGCGACCATCTTCGCGATCGGTCTGCTCGCGAGCGGCCTGGCCGCGACCTCGGTGGGGTCGTCGGCGGGTGCGGCGATCATGGCCGGGCTTCTGCACAAGCGGGTGCCGCTGCTGGTTCGCCGACTGGTCACGCTGATCCCCGCTCTCGTCGTTCTCGCGATCGGGGTCGATCCCACATGGGCACTGGTGCTCTCGCAGGTGGTGCTGAGTTTCGGAATCCCGTTCGCGATCATCCCGCTGGGCCGGTTGACGGCCGACCGATCGATCATGGGCGAGTTCGCCGACGGCTGGCCGCTGCGCATCCTGGCCACCGTCGCGTCGGCAATGATCGTGCTGCTCAACATCGCATTGATCGTGCTGGTGTTCACCGGCGCGTGA
- a CDS encoding CbtA family protein produces MEKKFIGAGLLSGLVAGIVAYVFARIFIEPQVAKAIDYEDGRSEAEEALMTAHGHGGHEHGAEVFTRSVQENIGAGVGTIVFAVSMGAFFAIAFTILWTYLAHHRTGADPRWAAALIGLLGFVAVFGVPFFAYPANPPAVGDDDTIGARSTAYLTLTVISVVAVIAAVVLALWLRQRWGGLAATAAAAVGYLVVVTIAIALLPEFHEVPEPVMNGDTIVFPGFPGAVIGDFRVYVIANQVILWTVLTTTFAGIMTWLSRSGSSQRVATPAAAHS; encoded by the coding sequence ATGGAGAAGAAATTCATCGGCGCCGGCCTGCTGTCAGGACTGGTCGCCGGGATCGTCGCCTACGTTTTCGCTCGGATCTTCATCGAGCCGCAGGTGGCCAAGGCCATCGACTACGAGGACGGACGCAGTGAGGCCGAAGAGGCCCTGATGACCGCGCACGGGCACGGCGGCCACGAGCACGGCGCCGAGGTGTTCACCCGCTCGGTGCAGGAGAACATCGGCGCGGGTGTGGGGACCATCGTGTTCGCGGTGTCGATGGGCGCGTTCTTCGCAATCGCGTTCACGATCCTGTGGACCTACCTGGCGCATCACCGCACCGGAGCGGACCCACGTTGGGCCGCGGCCCTGATCGGGCTCCTCGGCTTCGTCGCGGTCTTCGGGGTGCCGTTCTTCGCGTATCCGGCCAACCCGCCGGCCGTCGGCGACGACGACACCATCGGTGCCCGGTCGACGGCGTATCTCACCCTCACCGTCATCTCGGTGGTCGCGGTGATCGCGGCGGTCGTGCTCGCGCTCTGGCTGCGGCAACGCTGGGGAGGGCTCGCGGCCACGGCGGCAGCCGCCGTCGGTTACCTGGTGGTCGTGACCATCGCGATCGCGCTACTGCCGGAATTCCACGAGGTTCCCGAGCCGGTCATGAACGGCGACACGATCGTCTTCCCCGGATTCCCGGGAGCTGTGATCGGAGACTTCCGGGTGTATGTGATCGCCAATCAGGTGATCCTGTGGACCGTCCTGACGACGACGTTCGCGGGCATCATGACCTGGCTGAGCCGGTCCGGTTCATCTCAGCGGGTGGCGACGCCGGCCGCGGCACACAGCTGA